A region from the Pelobates fuscus isolate aPelFus1 chromosome 1, aPelFus1.pri, whole genome shotgun sequence genome encodes:
- the LOC134585781 gene encoding olfactory receptor 51G2-like has translation MENASNSSSILWLLGLVEMEEQKYFYCATSIIIYITTVLLTFMVVFIIANEESMQEPMYILICILTLSGLFGSSSFLPKLTIDFLISSKTISREACLIQSFCITAFAYFEISTLTIMAYDRYLAVCHPLQYSMLMTNDKALKLIGGSLIFTFAAVLTTVLLSARLPLCGTQIKNIFCDNMSIFVLSCVDTSVNNIYGTTIWVIFFTVTMVIIIYCYLKIFIICLTISSHERRKSFHTLVTHLLSFSIFLVGVLFVFIRYRLGTNQLPLTAHIVLSVNSLVFPPLINPVIYGIRTQTLKTRILHHLQNCILAKIV, from the coding sequence atggAAAATGCGTCAAATTCCAGTTCCATTCTTTGGCTCCTTGGACTGGTGGAAATGGAAGAGCAGAAATATTTCTACTGTGCAACCTCTATCATCATATATATAACTACCGTACTCTTGACTTTCATGGTCGTGTTCATAATTGCAAATGAAGAGAGCATGCAGGAACCCATGTACATTCTTATATGCATCCTGACTCTCAGTGGTCTTTTTGGGAGTTCATCTTTCCTTCCAAAGCTAACTATTGATTTCCTTATTTCATCTAAGACAATTTCTCGTGAAGCCTGCCTTATCCAATCATTCTGCATCACAGCTTTTGCTTATTTTGAAATATCTACTTTGACCATCATGGCATATGATAGGTATTTGGCTGTCTGCCATCCACTCCAATATTCCATGTTAATGACAAATGACAAAGCTTTGAAGTTGATCGGTGGATCTTTGATCTTTACTTTTGCAGCAGTGTTGACAACAGTTCTTCTGTCAGCAAGATTGCCCCTTTGTGGAACacaaattaaaaacatattttgtgaCAACATGTCCATTTTTGTTCTGTCCTGTGTAGACACTTCTGTCAATAATATCTACGGGACTACTATCTGGGTGATATTTTTTACTGTCACCATGGTAATCATTATTTATTGTTATCTGAAGATATTCATCATCTGCTTGACAATTTCCAGCCATGAACGTCGGAAATCCTTCCACACATTGGTGACTCATCTACTcagtttttcaatatttttagtCGGGGTTCTATTTGTTTTTATTCGTTACAGATTGGGGACCAACCAACTCCCTCTCACTGCTCACATTGTACTGTCTGTAAACTCCTTAGTGTTCCCTCCTCTAATCAACCCCGTGATATATGGAATACGGACACAAACATTAAAAACAAGAATTCTACATCATCTGCAAAACTGTATTTTAGCAAAAATTGTATGA